A region from the Actinoplanes sp. OR16 genome encodes:
- a CDS encoding AAA family ATPase, whose protein sequence is MLEREHELAELGAAARRAADGHGSVVFVTGEAGIGKSTVVGAVRSVLPAEGRLLLGYCDDLSTPRVLGPLRDLVGRVGTDLTAALNDGDRARVFEAFHAELNWPGHPTVLVVEDLHWADEATLDVLRFLVRRIAALPVVLVGTYRDDEIDAGHPLHGLLGVAKPVRRLPLARLSISAVRELAARNAEEIFAITDGNPFFVTEVVGAGDVDAVPATVAEAVQARLQSLDVPCRTALGLLSVVPSAVDVGLVEAIVPGGLDVLAAAEQRGMLTVSPARVAFRHELMRRAVAAGLAASRRIAANRAVLAALLDRGDADLSRIVHHADEAGDTAVIVRWAPAAAREAAAAGSHREAAAHYRRVLEHRSAFPPGERAGLLEAYAEESYMLGRDEPAVTAQQEAVRLRRTLPDRVALGLALRRMSRVYWYAGLRPPAEEAGAEAVAILEQAGDPAALAFGLSNASQLHALGGQSAEAIRTGERAIALAGDAAVLSHALNNVGYAYWDLGDERRGRAMLDESLRVAVEAGADDHACRAYTNAAWHLIDDLRLEEAGALLNAGMAFAERTEVLGFLRYQHITRSVVHLHRCEWDEAERHARWEEGAPAMMRTPALVVRGLLRLRRGLPGGEEMIEEAWEIAGRIGEAQRIGPAGAAMAEAAWLRGDATPDPRLAPVYRERLAAEGGRRLVAFGSWLVRLGVPVPLPPPSSYDGKHPLSTRPYDDALALSDSGEPADLISAIRTLDGLGAGPAARRLRSRLRGLGVSRIPRGPSPATRGNAAGLTGRQAEVLRLLAGGLTNPEIAARLVLSTRTVDAHVAAILVKLGATNRHAAVAKARELGGLTQSGGA, encoded by the coding sequence GTGCTGGAGCGCGAACACGAACTCGCCGAGCTGGGCGCCGCCGCCCGGCGGGCGGCGGACGGCCACGGCTCGGTGGTGTTCGTGACAGGTGAGGCCGGGATCGGCAAGTCCACGGTGGTCGGCGCGGTCCGCTCGGTGCTGCCGGCCGAGGGGCGGCTGCTGCTCGGCTACTGCGACGACCTGTCCACGCCGCGCGTCCTCGGCCCGCTGCGTGACCTGGTCGGACGCGTCGGCACCGACCTGACCGCGGCGCTGAACGACGGCGACCGGGCGCGCGTGTTCGAGGCGTTCCACGCCGAGCTGAACTGGCCCGGCCACCCGACCGTGCTGGTCGTGGAGGACCTGCACTGGGCCGACGAGGCGACCCTGGACGTGCTGCGGTTCCTGGTCCGGCGGATCGCCGCGCTGCCGGTGGTGCTGGTCGGGACCTACCGGGACGACGAGATCGACGCGGGCCATCCGCTGCACGGCCTGCTCGGCGTGGCGAAACCGGTGCGCCGGCTGCCGCTGGCCCGGCTCTCCATCTCCGCCGTCCGGGAACTCGCCGCCCGGAACGCCGAGGAGATCTTCGCGATCACCGACGGGAACCCCTTCTTCGTCACCGAGGTCGTCGGCGCGGGCGACGTCGACGCGGTCCCGGCCACCGTGGCCGAGGCGGTGCAGGCCCGCCTGCAGTCCCTCGACGTTCCCTGCCGGACCGCGCTCGGCTTGCTCAGCGTCGTCCCGTCCGCTGTGGACGTGGGCCTGGTCGAGGCGATCGTCCCCGGCGGCCTCGACGTTCTCGCCGCCGCCGAGCAGCGCGGCATGCTCACGGTGTCGCCGGCCCGGGTGGCGTTCCGGCACGAGCTGATGCGCCGGGCCGTGGCGGCCGGCCTCGCCGCGTCCCGCAGGATCGCCGCGAACCGGGCGGTGCTCGCCGCGCTGCTCGACCGCGGCGACGCCGACCTGTCCCGGATCGTGCACCACGCCGACGAGGCCGGCGACACCGCGGTGATCGTCCGCTGGGCGCCGGCGGCGGCCCGGGAGGCGGCGGCCGCCGGATCGCACCGGGAGGCGGCCGCGCACTACCGGAGGGTGCTGGAGCACCGGTCCGCGTTCCCGCCCGGTGAGCGGGCCGGCCTGCTGGAGGCGTACGCCGAGGAGTCCTACATGCTCGGCCGGGACGAGCCCGCGGTGACCGCGCAGCAGGAGGCGGTCCGGCTGCGGCGCACCCTGCCGGACCGGGTCGCGCTCGGCCTGGCCCTGCGCCGGATGTCCCGCGTGTACTGGTACGCCGGACTGCGCCCACCCGCCGAGGAGGCCGGCGCGGAGGCGGTCGCGATCCTGGAGCAGGCGGGCGATCCGGCGGCGCTGGCGTTCGGGCTGAGCAACGCGTCGCAGCTGCACGCGCTGGGCGGGCAGAGCGCCGAGGCGATCCGCACCGGCGAACGGGCGATCGCGCTGGCCGGCGACGCCGCGGTCCTGTCGCACGCGCTGAACAACGTCGGCTACGCCTACTGGGATCTCGGCGACGAGCGACGCGGCCGGGCGATGCTCGACGAGAGCCTGCGGGTGGCGGTCGAGGCGGGCGCCGACGATCACGCCTGCCGGGCCTACACGAACGCGGCCTGGCACCTCATCGACGACCTCCGCCTGGAGGAGGCCGGCGCTCTGCTGAACGCCGGGATGGCGTTCGCCGAGCGTACCGAGGTCCTGGGTTTCCTGCGATATCAGCACATCACCCGCTCGGTCGTGCATCTGCATCGCTGCGAGTGGGACGAGGCGGAACGGCACGCCCGCTGGGAGGAGGGCGCGCCGGCGATGATGCGTACCCCGGCTCTGGTGGTCCGCGGCCTGCTGCGTCTGCGGCGTGGCCTGCCCGGCGGTGAGGAGATGATCGAGGAGGCCTGGGAGATCGCCGGTCGGATCGGCGAGGCGCAGCGGATCGGCCCGGCGGGCGCGGCCATGGCCGAGGCGGCCTGGTTGCGCGGCGACGCCACGCCCGATCCCCGGCTCGCCCCGGTCTATCGCGAGCGTCTCGCCGCCGAGGGCGGCCGCCGTCTCGTGGCCTTCGGCTCCTGGCTGGTCCGGCTGGGCGTTCCGGTTCCGCTTCCCCCTCCTTCCTCGTACGACGGAAAGCACCCCCTTTCCACCCGGCCCTACGACGACGCCCTCGCCCTGAGCGACAGCGGCGAACCCGCCGACCTGATCAGCGCGATCCGCACCCTGGACGGCCTCGGCGCGGGACCCGCCGCCCGCCGCCTCCGGTCCCGCCTGCGCGGACTCGGCGTGTCCCGGATCCCGCGCGGCCCCTCCCCGGCGACCCGGGGCAACGCCGCGGGCCTGACCGGACGGCAGGCCGAGGTGCTGCGCCTGCTCGCCGGCGGCCTGACCAACCCGGAGATCGCGGCCAGGCTGGTCCTGTCGACCCGGACCGTCGACGCCCACGTCGCGGCGATCCTGGTGAAGCTCGGCGCCACCAACCGGCACGCCGCGGTCGCGAAGGCACGGGAGCTCGGCGGCCTGACACAATCGGGCGGTGCGTGA
- a CDS encoding MBL fold metallo-hydrolase — protein sequence MREVIDGVFEIRLGYVNVHVVVTDDGLVLVDTGLPRRAPAIERALRGIRRSLGEVRTVLVTHHHPDHVGSLAEVKRRSGARLIAHAADAPHITGAFPATPPAGLLGKLVGRLIGDVEPVKLDQLVADEAEPLPGFTALHTPGHTRGHLSFLLDRDGGILFAGDAAGSRGGRVTPPPGPVTADPAEALSSMKRLAERQFEHAVFGHGRAVTGHAVEAFRKAL from the coding sequence GTGCGTGAGGTCATCGACGGGGTCTTCGAGATCCGCCTGGGTTACGTCAACGTGCACGTGGTCGTCACCGACGACGGGCTGGTCCTGGTCGACACCGGACTGCCCCGCCGTGCGCCGGCGATCGAACGTGCCCTGCGAGGAATCCGGCGCAGCCTCGGCGAGGTGCGGACCGTCCTGGTCACCCACCACCATCCGGACCACGTCGGCAGCCTGGCCGAGGTGAAGCGGCGCAGCGGCGCCCGCCTGATCGCGCACGCCGCCGACGCCCCGCACATCACCGGCGCGTTCCCGGCCACCCCGCCCGCCGGTCTGCTCGGCAAGCTGGTCGGCCGCCTGATCGGCGACGTGGAACCGGTGAAGCTGGACCAGCTGGTGGCCGACGAGGCCGAGCCGCTGCCCGGATTCACCGCGCTGCACACGCCCGGCCACACCCGCGGTCATCTGTCGTTCCTGCTGGACCGGGACGGCGGCATCCTCTTCGCCGGCGACGCCGCCGGCAGCCGGGGCGGCCGGGTCACCCCGCCGCCCGGCCCGGTGACCGCCGACCCGGCCGAGGCTCTCTCCAGTATGAAACGGCTGGCCGAGCGGCAGTTCGAGCACGCCGTCTTCGGTCATGGCCGGGCCGTCACGGGTCACGCCGTCGAGGCGTTCCGGAAGGCGCTCTGA
- a CDS encoding FAD-dependent oxidoreductase — MSRAVVIGAGIGGLTAAIALRRKGWDVTVLERAPDIEVVGAGLALAPNALRVLDTLGVGDRIRSLSALQGAAGIRRPDGRWITRTDAGRAKARFGDDVIVLHRATLVDALTGALPPGTLRLGLAASDVDPATGSVGTAEGTLTADLVVAADGLRSFVRGKLHPHHPGSRYTGVTSWRMIVPPPGGTLDLAESWGGGKVFGVTELGDGRVYCYATAPAPAGVSAVDERAELLRHFAGWSEPIPSLIVAASTVTRTDIRCLDTPLPAFHTGRVALLGDAAHAMTPNLGQGACQAIEDAAVLADSVPDLARYTARRLPRVTMVARESRRIGRLAGLDNPVTEWARNTAMSLAGRFGPDLVLRQMDPVLTWRPPA, encoded by the coding sequence ATGTCACGGGCTGTGGTGATCGGAGCGGGAATCGGCGGTCTCACCGCCGCCATCGCGTTGCGGCGCAAGGGCTGGGACGTCACCGTCCTCGAACGCGCCCCGGACATCGAGGTGGTGGGCGCCGGCCTGGCGCTCGCGCCGAACGCGCTCCGGGTCCTCGACACCCTGGGCGTGGGTGACCGGATCCGGTCACTGTCGGCGCTTCAGGGAGCCGCCGGGATCCGCCGCCCGGACGGGCGCTGGATCACCCGTACCGACGCGGGCCGCGCGAAGGCCCGCTTCGGTGACGACGTGATCGTGCTGCACCGGGCCACCCTGGTGGACGCGCTCACCGGCGCTCTTCCGCCGGGCACACTCCGCCTTGGCCTGGCGGCCTCGGATGTCGATCCCGCGACCGGGTCGGTGGGCACGGCCGAGGGGACACTCACGGCGGATCTGGTGGTCGCTGCCGATGGACTGCGATCCTTCGTACGGGGAAAGCTCCACCCTCACCACCCCGGCAGCCGCTACACCGGAGTCACCAGCTGGCGGATGATCGTGCCGCCGCCCGGCGGGACGCTGGACCTCGCCGAGAGCTGGGGCGGTGGCAAGGTCTTCGGGGTGACCGAGCTCGGCGACGGCCGGGTCTACTGCTACGCCACCGCGCCGGCGCCCGCCGGTGTCTCCGCCGTGGACGAGCGGGCCGAACTGCTGCGGCACTTCGCCGGCTGGAGCGAGCCGATCCCGTCGCTGATCGTGGCGGCGTCCACTGTCACCCGTACCGACATCCGGTGCCTGGACACGCCGCTGCCGGCCTTCCACACCGGGCGGGTCGCGCTGCTCGGCGACGCCGCGCACGCGATGACGCCGAACCTCGGCCAGGGCGCGTGCCAGGCGATCGAGGATGCGGCGGTCCTGGCGGATTCCGTTCCGGATCTGGCGCGGTACACGGCCCGCCGGCTGCCGCGCGTCACGATGGTGGCCCGGGAGTCCCGCCGGATCGGCCGCCTGGCGGGCCTGGACAACCCGGTGACCGAGTGGGCCCGCAACACGGCGATGTCCCTGGCCGGCCGGTTCGGCCCGGACCTGGTCCTCCGCCAGATGGACCCGGTCCTGACCTGGCGCCCACCCGCCTGA
- a CDS encoding helix-turn-helix transcriptional regulator → MVTDEYVQARPADALRPYAGLYSGYRQCGVAPGRHRGLPSPYLTLIFTLDDPLVVAAHPDPRQRPGEFAALIGGLHLTPALITHDGRQSGVQVAVSPAGCRALFGLPAAELANLDVDAAALLGEPLTHEIRERLAAAPDWPARFAVLDTTLVALLRDDGAFDPVFSYAYRRLLHHDTPIAALAGEIGWSGRHFTGRFRAEVGLRPKEAARVARFDHARRAIRPGIRLADVAAAHGYADQSHLVRDFQAFAGCSPSRWLADEFGFVQAQRLPGDDDEVHDFRMADPPGA, encoded by the coding sequence GTGGTGACCGACGAATACGTGCAGGCCCGTCCCGCCGATGCGCTGCGGCCCTACGCCGGTCTCTACTCCGGTTACCGCCAGTGCGGGGTGGCGCCGGGTCGCCATCGCGGGCTGCCGTCGCCGTACCTCACGCTCATCTTCACGCTCGACGATCCTCTCGTGGTGGCGGCGCATCCGGATCCGCGGCAGCGGCCGGGTGAGTTCGCCGCGCTGATCGGCGGGCTGCACCTGACGCCCGCGTTGATCACGCATGACGGCAGGCAGTCGGGGGTTCAGGTGGCGGTGTCGCCGGCCGGGTGCCGGGCGCTGTTCGGCCTGCCCGCCGCGGAGCTGGCCAATCTCGACGTGGACGCCGCCGCGCTGCTCGGTGAGCCGCTGACGCACGAGATCCGCGAGCGCCTGGCCGCCGCGCCCGATTGGCCGGCCCGGTTCGCGGTCCTGGACACGACATTGGTCGCGCTTCTGCGCGACGATGGCGCTTTCGACCCCGTCTTCTCGTACGCCTACCGTCGCCTCCTCCACCACGACACGCCGATCGCCGCGCTCGCCGGGGAGATCGGGTGGAGCGGCCGCCACTTCACCGGAAGGTTCCGCGCCGAGGTGGGGCTACGCCCGAAGGAGGCGGCCCGGGTGGCCCGCTTCGATCACGCCCGGCGGGCGATCCGGCCCGGGATCCGGCTGGCCGATGTCGCGGCGGCGCACGGGTACGCCGACCAGTCCCATCTCGTGCGCGACTTCCAGGCGTTCGCGGGCTGCTCACCGAGCCGCTGGCTGGCCGACGAGTTCGGTTTCGTCCAAGCCCAGCGGCTGCCCGGCGACGACGATGAGGTCCATGACTTCCGTATGGCCGACCCTCCAGGCGCGTGA